The DNA region gatagatagatagatagagaAGTGATTGAAGAAGAGGGGGCTTGAGATATAGATTCAGATAGACCTAGTGAAGAAATGCCTTTAACTACTACGTACACGTGACATTGATTTTTAGACTCAAATTCGTCTAAGCATAAATTCTAACAGTGGTAAACAATGCTTGCCGCTTGCTTAATGCGATTGTCAatcgatttttgtttatttgctaTATACGCCTCATGGATACCCTATGTACAGGGAAATCTCCGTTCATTCCTCGTCGATCGGTGTCTACGATGGTGCGGTTATGGTTGATGAGGCGACGGTGGCCAGGTGACCGGCTCCAGCCTGGTGGTTCAGCTGGTGCTTCTGATCCGGCTCCTGGACGCGGTGCGTCTTCATGTGCGCACTGCGACTCTTCACCTTATTGAAGACTCTGGtgggcgaaaaaaaagaacagaagaCGGGGGCATCATGAGAACACATGGGTCTGCAGCACCAGTTTCGATATCTACTATCTAAAATGCAGATTATGCAGACTAGGCGGATTAATTGAACATTTAGATATTGGATATAATGGAAGCACATAGAGTACACATTGTATAGCACATGCATAGATATAGCTGGGTAAAGATTCATGCGGAGATACGAAGGAGACTTTAAGCGTACTTTTTCACTTCTTCTTACTTAGCCTTGTGTGGAGTTTAAATTTGCTTTGTTGTTACAAATAACTATGGAAAATAGAGAGCTTATGTTCGGGAACAAATAAGGAAACAAATAAGTTAAGATAAGtgattaaatacatatacatatatcgagGGAACGAAAGAGTTAAGAATGTGCGCTTGAATGATACAGCCGCTCTAGGCTTGTGATCTCTGTATTATgatggttttcttttctttttttttgggtatcCATAACCAGATCAGATTTAGATCACTTCGAAGGCCAGCTGTTCCAATATACATATGACAGATCTGAGAGGATGGttctttaatatttacataagTTATCAAAGGCGTTTGGCGCTGTGAGTAGGATTAAGTCGAAGACAAATACAATAATACACGAAATTAGAGAACAGAGACCAGGTGAATGGAGTGTTggaacggaaacggaaacggaagaGGGTTATCGAAATGAACCGAAaggcggaaacggaaatcgAAGGCCTCCTACTTACCGAGCGTTTGACCAGCGAGCTGTACGTGTGGACTTGTGGAGCTGATATCAGTTACGGTTACGTCTATTTGCGAGTTGTGACTCTTCgctttaaaattgcaattgcgATTTATTGATTGTATTCgttatttgatttgatttcgttttggtttgtttggttttggtttgatttgatttgattggaTTTGATTGGATTTGATATTGGGATTTCGCATCATGGAACAATACaatacaacaacaataacaacagttAATATCGCTTGACGAAAACTCTAACTAAATGGCATAGTAGAAATCGGAAAGTGACATACGAATGGAACCAAAGAATCACCAGAGGTATCTACTCACAACTGAACTGAAAGTCATAAAAGGGAGTTGAAAGTGGGTAGCGATATAACAACTGAGGAACTCTTCgataaatcaaaaaataagTACAGTGAACTCAAGATCTATTAACCAAGAACTCGTATATACGGCATACGATACACAAGTCAGTTTTAGGGTACAGCGTGCGTTTACGATCTCAACTCAAGTCAATTACGGGCACTCAAATCACTTGCGGATTTTCGAATTCTCATACGGATTTCACGTGTTTTTGGTTTATGCTTTttttgtggtggtggtggtggtggtgatggtggaaATTGCTTTGGGGGAATCTTACTTGCCGCACACCTTGCAGGGGAACTCGCCCTCCTTGGCAATTGCTATGTTCGTGGCACTGCCCATGCCCGCCTCCAATTTGGGCGTGGTCGAAAGCGCAGACGTTGCTATAGCCGCATTCGCATGGCCACTGCAGTTGCTGCCGCCTTGGggcatgttgctgctgtgtgcagctgcagctgcagcggcatTGCTGCTGgcattgttgccgctgctgctgttgccgctgctcaGTGTTGCGCATGcgtagctgctgctgctgttgttgccgccagagccactgccactgcttgCAGCGccatgttgcatgttgctgctgctgccggtgttgctgctgctgctgctgttgttgttgttgttgttggtgttgctgctggcacTGCGACCGTAAGCGTGTATGCGGACATGGCCGTGCAGCGCCGCCTTCGAACTGAAGCTCTACATTCGGCGCAGGCGCAGGCGGGAATGGGCAAGATATGTGGATTGATTTGATATTGACATTCGAGCGTTATGTACAGGAAAGAGAGTAAACAGAAAGAGCCAGTGAGGTGAGGTGGGGCGTTAACGTTCGGTTTTTGGGGGAGCTGCAGTACGTGCATTGGGGGCAGTGGGGCAGTGGGGcatgcggctgctgctgctgctggctgctgcaTCTGAGAGCCTAGAACTTACCGCTGAACAGTCGGCGATCTCGCAGACATAGGGCTTCTCCACCGCGGGTGCGATTACCACCACGGGCTCCATCTTCAAGTGCGTCACCTTGTAGTCCACGCACAGCTTCTTCCAGAAGTAGTACATCTGCACACATTCGCCGGAGGATTTTGTCTGCAGCTGCAGGGGAGTAATGCAGTTATGAAAGCCATTCGAATTGTGGTAATCAAAAGGGAACCTACCTCACTGGCGATCTTGCCAAAGTCCTTGCCATTCTTCTCCAATCCGCGCAGGAACTGCTCCAGCTCGTAGGCGGTCCACTTCATCTGGAAGGCGCCGGACTGCGTTTGGAGTAGACTGAGCACAGCCGCCGCCGAGTTTCCTTTGGCCCGCAGCAGCGTTTGGAGTGCCACCTCCTCGGAATGACTGCCCATGGGCACGGCCGACGACTTGCTGAGATCAATGTAGCGCATCAGTATCTTCTCGTCCTCCTGCACCTCGGGATTCCACATCAACTCGGCGGCCGCAGACTCGCGCGATGCCTCCTCCAGCGGCCGACAGCTGGGTATCTGCGCCTGGTAGGTGGAGCCCAAGTTCACCTTGGACTCATCCGAGAAGTCCACCAAGCCCACCGAGTCCCCGAAGTCATCGTCGAAGGCGTCGAACAAGCCCTGACCCAGTTGCTTGCGCACATTGCAGTAGAGGCCAGTGCCCTTGCGATCCGGATTGAGGATGGGTGCGGGCGTATAGTGGGTACGCGATGGTTTGCGCAGCTTGGAACGGTGCGGTGACAGGGTGTGGAACTTGGAGAACTTGTGCGTCTCCTGGGGCGCATTGGAGCGCAGGCGGCGCTTCAGAATGGAATTGGTTTGGTTGGACAACGGCTGCAGATTAGCCACACTCGGCGGATTTGGCACGAGTGCCGCCAGGGATTTGTGGGCTGTCATGGTTGTCGTGTTGCCACAGGCGAACAACAGGCCCGTATCGATCTGTCCCTGATTGGCATTCATTTGACAATCGGTGGTGAGCAGAGATTCGTTGCCTCCGGCGGCGGCGCTGCCATTGGATGTGGTTGCCCCACCGTAGAGCAGTGGTTGCAGCAGGCTGTTGAGGGGCTGCATCCCCATGCCGCCCTGGCTGCCATCAATGTATTGTGTTTGGCTGGTAACTTGGGTGAATCCATGCCCACCCACCAGGGGCAGCATGAAATCACCCTGCTGCTGACCCACCGCCGGCAGGGATTCCGCTTGATTGAGTGCCTgctgcggcagcagcaactgttgatgctgctgctgctgctgttgttcctgctgcgttggctgctcctgctgggattgctgctgctggagtggctcttgctgctgctgcggatgctgctgctgctgctgctgctgctgctcctgctgctggtagATATTGTGGTTGTCCTGAAGCGACTGCTCCATGGGCTGCTGCATGCTGGTGGTCTGCATGGCCAACTGCTGTCGTTGCTGGCCAAACTCCCGGGGCGAGGAGGAGAGCAGCGGGTCCTCCGAATTGGGCATCATCTGGGATTGCAGGCCCAAGCCAGGCAAATAGTAGAGATCGATGATGTTCTCGCCCTGCTGCTCGCTGctcagctgcagctgcatatTCTCATCGGGCAGGACTTCTCGCAGCACCTGCTTCACATCCTCCGCGGAGCCAATGCCGCTGGTGAAGAAGGATTCCGAGAGCGGTGAGGTGGCGTTCCTCGAGTCATTGAGAAACTCCTGATCCTCGTCCAAAAACGACAGATTAGTCTCGGCAAACTCCCGCAGATCGCACTCCGTGTCATCATCTGTGCCATTCAGCAGGTCCTCCACTTTGATCGAGGGATCGAAGCTGCTCTCCTCCAGCACGGATTTCAGTTTCAGGATCTTCTCGTTGTCGTGCTCATTCAGCTGTTCAATGGTGGCCTCCCCCTCATCCGTTTTGAAGTAGATGTGCGAGAAGTCCGTCTTGTCGCCGAAGAAGGTGTTACTGGCGTCCACAAACTGGGCAGCCGCATCCTCGATGAACGGCGAACTCTGCGCCATATTCTCGTGGCTCGATGGCGGAGTGGGATAGGCCAGTGGCGAGTGGAGCGGCGAGGCCAGGACGCCACCACCACTTCCACGCATGCTGGCTATCGCCTGGATCTGCGAACTGTTCTGCATGATCAGCTCCTTGGAATGGAATTGCTGGAAGGTGGGCAACGGCGTGGTGTTGGCGCCGGACACGCTTCCCGATCCGGAGTTGGCCTGCCCATTTTCCGGCTCCAGTTTCACCAGCTGGGTGTGCGCACTATCGCCGGCCTCGCTGAGCAGGGCAAAGTCCTCGGAATGTTCGCTCTTGATCTCCTCGTCGTTGAGCAGCTCCATGGAGTCCACCGTCTGCAGCAGCATCTCGGTGTCCGAAACGTTGTAGACCTCGGCATCGTCAAAGAGATCGGTGCCATCACTGGTGTAGGTAACCGTGTAGACTCCACCACCCCCGCTCGTGATCACGCCACCCGATCCGCTGGAGTTGCCTCCACCTCCGGTGACCTCCTGATTGGGCGCAATGGTCAGGGAAAGCGGCGTGCCATCGGCCAGCGAAAGATTGCCCGAGGAGCAGGTGCCACTACCGGTCATATTGCTCTTGACCAGACTGCTCAAGCTGCTCAGCTTGCTCTTGGTGGACACCACCTGGACATCGGAGGGTATGATCACGGTGCGATTGTTGTTGGTGATGATCTGACGGCCCACCGTCTGCACTCCTCCGCCGGCACCGATGGTGGTCAGCTCGGTGACAGCACCCACTGCATTTGTAGCCGCTCCGCTGGAGGTCATCATTATACTGGATCCTGTCTGGCCATGGGATTGGCTCTTTTTCGAAGTGACCGCAATGCGAGTGCCGCGTTTCAGCAGCTCAATGAGTGTGGAGTCCTTGGGATCCGTGTTGGTAGCGGTGGAGATGCCACTGATGGTGCCACCCGCTTTCAGCGCGGTTAGAGCACTCATCGTCGTGGTGGTGGGTACATTGTTGGTGGTTATCGTGATCGTGTTGGTGCCACTGCCCAGGTTCAGCGTCTTCGCCTGCTTCTGACCGCCGCTGAAGATCTCGATGCTCTGCGGCAGGCCAATCTGCTGGATACTGAGGCCATTGCTGCTCTTGATGGTGGTGGCCGCCGGGAGAACCGCTGTGGTGGTGCCCGTGGTGGTGGTCATCGTCTGGGTGTGACTGCTGGTGCTCGTCTTTGGGTTGAGGAAGCTCTCCAGGTCGCTGATCGATCGACGcagggtggtggtggtgccacTGCTGTGCGGTGGTGCCGGAACCACAAAGGAGCCCTGCAAAAGATTTGTGAAAGGTGAGACATCTTAACCCCTCGTCTTTGTTCCTTGAACCCACCTTAGTCATGTCCTTGCGCTTGCTGATGATCTTCTCCTCGATGAGGGCGCGCACGCCAATGCTCGCCGTCTGCAGGGGCGGACCACTGGAGTCCTTCTTCTCGCTGCGCTTGGTTTCCGGATCCTTCTTGTAGTAGCCGCCATGCAGACGCATGTGCCCATTGAGGGCGGGTATGTTTTTGAACTTGCGGTGACAGAGATTGCACTCCACGGGCTTGTCGAGCTTCACGATGTTGAGCAGGTGGGGATTCATGTTGCCCACTAGCTGTGGGctcagctcctcctccttgacCTCCACGGGTGAGTTGGAGGAGGGAGTGAGGAGCTCAGAGTTGTCCTCGACGGTGACAGTCACATTCTGTGCACTATTTAGCTGTAGATAGTAAAGGGTGATATTAAGACATGCTCTTAAATACTTTTGTTTGTATAAAATGCACCTACCAATTGCATGTTCCAGGTGCGCGGTCTGTTCTGCGATGGCGACGAGTTGGTGTTGATCTTGTAGGAACTGACGCTGGTGGGCGAGGAGA from Drosophila santomea strain STO CAGO 1482 chromosome 3R, Prin_Dsan_1.1, whole genome shotgun sequence includes:
- the LOC120451012 gene encoding mucin-5AC isoform X3, with amino-acid sequence MAAINTVPKSIHLPLTTLSSAPRVLMCSASVGTEGSVTLQLRDANALEAAATKTAAAATSTTSPDGAASAPASTLENALTIGYPDPEMLADVLGTIQTASLKNNNSITAATSSNSSTKSTSSNHLTNPNKITITRRSVQSVSTSTHSSSISSCSSSSSNSGKSNTSYIKNCLIRSSSCSNTVTNVTTLAQIMSNSSTSSAASLLNQHNNNSNCSNSSNFSTASSVGSSISVGSSNSSNHSNSNSSSSNCSNGSNSNSNDSNSSSGGGHRLSFKGTGRHVPTSGLGSSSAASSTSTSGTASGIGGIGGIISVEAPRKNRPKLSSPTRHGPQQCQICCKIFGNASALAKHKLTHSDERKYICALCSKAFKRQDHLNGHMMTHRNKKPYECKADGCGKSYCDARSLRRHSENHHAGGAATPTTSQSLSPTASSSGTSNSSGAGVATSSLSLSPATASGDASSPDGATCIRTYISTGSSVVDAATGIALSDEQIKAMNLPIKTGVTLLSPTTSTSSNASSSASSASSSLSSTGSGSGSGSGSGSGSVSGTGSGCGSVSMAPSPSSGSVITASSPTITLSDGMSLEGEGLTREQLDLISKIMQQTKQTSAQVTVSSPTSVSSYKINTNSSPSQNRPRTWNMQLLNSAQNVTVTVEDNSELLTPSSNSPVEVKEEELSPQLVGNMNPHLLNIVKLDKPVECNLCHRKFKNIPALNGHMRLHGGYYKKDPETKRSEKKDSSGPPLQTASIGVRALIEEKIISKRKDMTKGSFVVPAPPHSSGTTTTLRRSISDLESFLNPKTSTSSHTQTMTTTTGTTTAVLPAATTIKSSNGLSIQQIGLPQSIEIFSGGQKQAKTLNLGSGTNTITITTNNVPTTTTMSALTALKAGGTISGISTATNTDPKDSTLIELLKRGTRIAVTSKKSQSHGQTGSSIMMTSSGAATNAVGAVTELTTIGAGGGVQTVGRQIITNNNRTVIIPSDVQVVSTKSKLSSLSSLVKSNMTGSGTCSSGNLSLADGTPLSLTIAPNQEVTGGGGNSSGSGGVITSGGGGVYTVTYTSDGTDLFDDAEVYNVSDTEMLLQTVDSMELLNDEEIKSEHSEDFALLSEAGDSAHTQLVKLEPENGQANSGSGSVSGANTTPLPTFQQFHSKELIMQNSSQIQAIASMRGSGGGVLASPLHSPLAYPTPPSSHENMAQSSPFIEDAAAQFVDASNTFFGDKTDFSHIYFKTDEGEATIEQLNEHDNEKILKLKSVLEESSFDPSIKVEDLLNGTDDDTECDLREFAETNLSFLDEDQEFLNDSRNATSPLSESFFTSGIGSAEDVKQVLREVLPDENMQLQLSSEQQGENIIDLYYLPGLGLQSQMMPNSEDPLLSSSPREFGQQRQQLAMQTTSMQQPMEQSLQDNHNIYQQQEQQQQQQQQHPQQQQEPLQQQQSQQEQPTQQEQQQQQQHQQLLLPQQALNQAESLPAVGQQQGDFMLPLVGGHGFTQVTSQTQYIDGSQGGMGMQPLNSLLQPLLYGGATTSNGSAAAGGNESLLTTDCQMNANQGQIDTGLLFACGNTTTMTAHKSLAALVPNPPSVANLQPLSNQTNSILKRRLRSNAPQETHKFSKFHTLSPHRSKLRKPSRTHYTPAPILNPDRKGTGLYCNVRKQLGQGLFDAFDDDFGDSVGLVDFSDESKVNLGSTYQAQIPSCRPLEEASRESAAAELMWNPEVQEDEKILMRYIDLSKSSAVPMGSHSEEVALQTLLRAKGNSAAAVLSLLQTQSGAFQMKWTAYELEQFLRGLEKNGKDFGKIASELQTKSSGECVQMYYFWKKLCVDYKVTHLKMEPVVVIAPAVEKPYVCEIADCSASFSSKAALHGHVRIHAYGRSASSNTNNNNNNSSSSSNTGSSSNMQHGAASSGSGSGGNNSSSSYACATLSSGNSSSGNNASSNAAAAAAAHSSNMPQGGSNCSGHANAAIATSALSTTPKLEAGMGSATNIAIAKEGEFPCKRRVTTRK